In Macadamia integrifolia cultivar HAES 741 chromosome 5, SCU_Mint_v3, whole genome shotgun sequence, a single window of DNA contains:
- the LOC122078990 gene encoding 6-phosphogluconate dehydrogenase, decarboxylating 2-like, protein MATPTSNLTRIGLAGLAVMGQNLALNIAEKGFPISVYNRSTSKVDDTVERAKKEGIVPLYGFHDPESFVRSIQKPRVIIMLVKAGAPVDQTIKTLSVYMEKGDCIIDGGNEWYENTERRAAAMAELGLLYLGMGVSGGEEGARHGPSMMPGGSYEAYKYIEDILLKVSAQVPDSGPCVTYIGKGGSGNFVKMVHNGIEYGDMQLIAEAYDVLKTVGKLSNEELHQVFAEWNKGELLSFLVEITSDIFSIKDDKGDGYLVDKVLDKTGMKGTGKWTVQQAADLSIAAPTIEASLDSRFISGLKEERTEASKVFKAAGVNDIFTVQAVDKKKLIDDVRQALYASKICSYAQGMNLIRAKSIEKGWDLKLGELARIWKGGCIIRAIFLDRIKKAYDRNPDLANLLVDPEFAKEIIERQSAWRRVVCLAINSGITTPGMSVSLAYFDSYRRESLPANLVQAQRDYFGAHTYERIDMPGAFHTEWFKIANQSKM, encoded by the coding sequence ATGGCTACCCCTACATCAAACCTGACGAGAATAGGCCTTGCGGGTCTTGCGGTCATGGGCCAAAATCTTGCCCTCAATATTGCTGAGAAGGGCTTCCCCATTTCCGTTTACAACCGGAGCACCAGCAAAGTTGATGACACCGTTGAACGAGCCAAAAAAGAGGGAATCGTCCCTCTATATGGCTTCCATGATCCTGAATCCTTTGTTCGATCAATCCAGAAACCTCGTGTCATTATCATGCTTGTTAAAGCTGGGGCCCCTGTTGACCAGACCATTAAAACCCTCTCTGTCTACATGGAGAAAGGTGATTGTATAATTGACGGTGGTAATGAGTGGTATGAGAACACTGAGAGGAGAGCAGCGGCCATGGCTGAGCTGGGCCTGCTCTATTTAGGAATGGGGGTTTCGGGTGGTGAAGAAGGAGCCCGACATGGCCCCTCTATGATGCCTGGAGGGTCCTACGAGGCCTATAAGTACATCGAAGATATCCTTCTCAAGGTTTCAGCACAGGTTCCTGACAGTGGTCCTTGTGTTACCTACATAGGCAAAGGAGGATctggtaattttgtaaagatgGTGCACAATGGGATTGAATATGGTGATATGCAGCTGATTGCAGAAGCTTATGATGTTCTGAAAACAGTTGGAAAACTTTCCAATGAGGAATTGCACCAGGTCTTTGCGGAGTGGAACAAGGGGGAGCTTCTGAGCTTCTTGGTTGAGATCACTTCAGATATTTTCAGTATCAAGGATGATAAGGGGGATGGCTATTTGGTTGATAAGGTCTTGGACAAGACTGGAATGAAGGGTACTGGTAAATGGACTGTTCAGCAAGCTGCTGATCTATCAATTGCAGCTCCCACAATAGAAGCATCTTTGGATTCAAGGTTCATCAGTGGATTGAAGGAAGAAAGGACTGAAGCTTCGAAGGTATTCAAAGCAGCTGGTGTTAATGACATCTTTACTGTTCAAGCAGTTGATAAGAAGAAACTGATTGATGACGTGAGGCAAGCTCTTTATGCATCCAAGATTTGTAGCTATGCGCAGGGGATGAATCTGATCCGTGCAAAGAGCATTGAGAAGGGCTGGGACTTGAAGTTGGGGGAGCTGGCGAGAATATGGAAGGGGGGTTGCATTATCCGTGCTATATTCTTGGATCGTATCAAGAAGGCCTACGATAGGAACCCAGATCTTGCAAATCTTCTTGTAGATCCAGAGTTTGCAAAAGAAATTATTGAGCGACAATCTGCTTGGCGAAGAGTTGTCTGTCTCGCTATCAATTCAGGTATAACCACCCCTGGTATGTCTGTCAGTCTTGCTTATTTCGATTCTTACAGGAGGGAGAGTCTGCCAGCTAATTTGGTCCAAGCTCAGAGAGATTATTTTGGAGCTCACACCTATGAAAGGATTGATATGCCAGGAGCCTTCCACACTGAATGGTTCAAGATTGCGAATCAGTCAAAGATGTAA